Below is a window of Oceanipulchritudo coccoides DNA.
TTTGCTCATCCGAGTAATCCGCGTATGGTCCACTCCTGGCGCTCCCAGCGCCATCGGTGCAAGTAATCCCTCCAAACCATCTGCTATCCCTCTGGTAACATTCCAGGATACCATGCATGGCCATGAATTCCAGGTCGTCCTGATGAGCCCCAATCCCGAGGTGAGTGGTTCGGGTGATGCTGTCCGGCAATCTTCCATCGTCTGGGATGTAAATATCCGAATTTGCGTTTTTCAGTTTCATAGCTGTTTCCCCTTCTAAATTATGCCTTGATGGTTTTTACTGCAGTTGGCGTGCTGACAGGATGTGTGGCATGGTACTGCTTTACGCTGTTTTCGCTAGGAATAATTCTCCGGGATTCAACAAACCGATGGACGATTGGCATTTGTTTTTTGCGGGGGCTTTGTATTGTTGATCGGTTGGTTGTTGAGAATGGCCGCTGCCCCACAACCGATCACCAGCAGGCCAGTGAAGCCTCTGGTCTCCCACCAAAACACATCTTTTTTGCGATTTCTTGTTGCACCCAATTCCCTCATCCCCCAAATCTTCCGCTTTCCCTTTTGGAGAGGTGACAGAGTGGCCGATCGTGCTCGCCTGGAAAGTGAGTGTGCCCCACAAGGGTACCGGGGGTTCGAATCCCCCCCTCTCCGCCATTTTTAATCCAACGACTCGATTGCAAGCCCTCTGGATTGCCGGGATCCTCCTTAAATAAAGGGCTCAACGCTTGATCGCCGATTGCTTTCGGATGGACATGATAAGACAGAATTTGACAAGATTGTACAGGATCTGCAACCATCCGCAACCATGCATGAGAGGGAACTTGCAACCAGAGAACGCCATACCCTGCGCAAGGTTGAACGCAAGGACCGTAAGAACCGTTGGGGTGTAGAGTGGAGGGAGGATGGGAAAAGGCGCTTTCAATTTTTCTCTACCTCAGACGAGCGAGACAAGTTCTTTAGATCGACTCATCTAGCCGGGGAGGTCGAAGACTTTTCCCTGACAGAGTGGCTGAGATGGCAGTCTCTCAAAAGAGACTGTGAAGAGTTAGGTATCGAGCCGGAACAGGCTGTTAACATAGCCCGTGGAGCCAACCTTTCCATTGCTACAGAGAAATCCCTCCATGACCTAACAGAGGCCTATCAAAAGCATGTCACACGCGCTGGGCGCAGCGAAGAGTACCGAAAACACCTCAAAAGCTTCTACGGGCGGTTGGAGGCCTCACTGGGGCCGGACACGCTCTTGCTGGAAATTACCAAAAAGGAGATTCAAGATTTCTTTGATGCACAGGAGGTAGGAGCTGTCACAAAGCGGAATTACAGGGCCTATACAGTAGCCTTATTCAACTATGCGATAGCTGAAGAATGGCTCGATAAGTCTCCAGCAAGTCGATTGAAGATCGAAATCCCCAAGAAGCAAGAGGCCGGTATATTGTCGGTTGAGGAGACTAGGGCAGTCCTGAAGGCCGCGCGGGGGATTTCCCCAGAGCTTGCGGGCCTTATGGCTTTGCAACTGTTTGCTGGGCTTAGAAATGCAAATATCACCCGATTGGAACCCTCGGAGATCGACCTAACCAACAAAACCATCCTCATCCCAGCAGCAAAGTTCAAAACCGGCTCAAGGCACCTCATAGAGGACGCCGGGGAGAACCTTTGGAAGTGGTTGTCACTCTCATCCACTGAGGACTTTTGCGGGTGGACTGCCCGGAACTATAACTGGCGGAAGTCTCAGGCATTCAAAAACGCGAAGATCACTCCACCCAAGAACGCCTTGAGGCATTCCTTCGCCACCTACCGTTGTGCATTGGATGGTAGTGCCGAGAAGGCCAGCTACATTTTAGGGCATCAGAACCCTAGAGAGATTTGGACTGCTTACAAGGGGCTGGCGACCAGAAAGGACGCTGTTAAGTACTTTAACATTCAACCTGTTGGCGTAAAATGAAGAAACAACTGAGCTATAAGAAGATCTCTAAATTAGGTCCGGAGGCATATGCACAAATTGTTGCTGGTGGGGACTTGATGACATACATTGAAATTGAGTTCATTAAAAAAGAGCTGAATGGAGAGATAGAAGGGGAGGAATTTCAGAAACGGGTTTGTCAGAAATTTTTGGAAGCTATCAAAGATGGTAACCATGAGTTTTTTATTCAGTTTGGAGAGTCCTTGGAATACCAGACATTAGACTCTGATAATCCAACCGAACTGATGAAACTTGTTGAGGCAATAGGTGTTTTTGCGCAACTCTGTGACAATATTCCTGACTTGTATCACCTCATAACGGGATCTGGTGTGAAATGCCCAGAGGAATATTCTGACCTCAGGAAACTGGTTAAGGCAATTTTTCCGGATTGGGAGGGAAAACCAGGAAGACCGAGAAAGAAAAAGACCTAAGTTCGTGATTTTTTATTATTTTTGCCGTTGCTGCTGACAATGTCTCGCAAGTTCCTTGCATCTCCTTCCGCTGGCCCGGGATGAAGACGAGTCGAAAGTTGCTCTCTCCAGATGGAAGGGGATCAGGGTGATTTTTACGTTTTAAACTCTTGTTGTTTCTGATTTCGACGACTAAATCAGAACCGTCGCTCATGAAGACCGCCCTTCTGCTCTGCCGCTGCTTTACCGTTTTACTCATAGTCGGACTGTCCGGTCCGTTGTCCGGGCATTCCGGGATCGACTCGGGCGGAGGCAAGTCGGCAATCGGGACCAGTCAAAACCATGTCTCCATCGGATCGCCCTTTGAGACGGCACCGGGAACGGCTGGCGGATACAGGATTCTTGTCGGGCTGATCGAGGTAATGTATCCGTCACTACCGCTGGATCCCAACGCGGACCTGGATGGCAACGGGCTGCCGGACTGGTGGGAGCTGGAGAACTTCGGCCACATCGGGGTGGATCCGGATGACGACCCGGATAAAGACAGGGCAACCAATAAGATGGAGATGCTGGCCAAGACCGATCCCAATGACCCCGCTTCGGTTTTCCGTCCAGCAGTCTACCTCGATGGAACAGATCTGATTCTCCCCGTACAGACGCAGACTGAACGCAATTACATCATCTGGGGCAGTCATGACCTATCCGACTGGACACTTCTCGACACCCTCGTTGGCGACGAAACGCTGGTGGAGTGGAGCTACCCAATCGGTGACCCGGCGGACCTGCCGTACTTCCTGCTGGTGGAGATTGTCCTGCCCTGAACCTCTTTTCCTAAAGTGTGTCTTTAAAATTAGCCTTATATGACCATGAAACCAATCCTCTACGCCCTCCTCTTCGCCTGCTTTTCAGCCACTGCACAACTGAATGCGGCTGTACCCAGCCAGATCCATTATCAGGGGCGGCTGACAGATGCTCAAGGGGATCCGGTCAACGCGACCGTCTCCATGACGGTACGGATGTACGATGCAGCCAGTGGAGGTACACTGCTGTACGAGGAGGTCATTGGCAGCGTTGAATTGGCGGACGGGGTCTATAGTTTCAGCTTCGGCGAGGCGGGGACGCGCACTACCAGCGGTTCGGAGGTGATTCTCACCACTAACGGGGTGAACCAGTTCTTCGCCGGCACGCTCAACGTCTCGCCGATCGACGGGACTGTGGCGGTGAGCGACGGGGTCTACAACTGGTCCCAATCGGGTGGCTCCAGTAGCACAGATTTCAGCGTGAGCTACACCCACGCCACCAAGGCCGTGCAAGTCACTTATTTGGCCGGTATTCCGGAAGCGGGCCTGGACCTGACCGCCACCTACGACTTTATCGACATCTCGGAGATCTTCGCCAGCATGACCGCCTCGGAGCACTGGCTGGCGCTGATGGTCGACGGGCTGGAGGCGGACATACGCACCCGCCTGCTGGCGGTGCCCTATGCGATGAAAGCGCGGGAGAGCGCCGATGCCCAGGTGCTGGCGGCGAAGATGGAATCCCTTCTATCTGAATTGCGGGCAAACAATCTGATTGCCCCTGCGAACTTTGTCATAGTCGAGGGTGGCACCCTAGTGTCCAGTAATGAGTTGAACGGCACGGTTGTCGATACCTTCTACATCGGCAAGCACGAGGTGACCTGGGGCGAGTGGCAGGAGGTGCGCGTGTGGGCTACTGCGAACGGCTACGACAGCTACAGCGTTGGTGCCGGCTGCGCGGAAGACCACCCGGTGCATTCGGTGTCGTGGTACGATGTAGTGAAGTGGTGCAATGCGAAGAGCGAGCAGGAGGGTTTGACGCCAGTGTATACGGTGAGCGGAGCGACTTACAAGAGCGGCTGGCCCTTTCCTACCACAATTGTGCAGGACCTGACGGCGAGCGGCTACCGCCTGCCTTTGGAAGCGGAATGGGAATTCGCCGCGCGCGGCGGCAACCAGAGCAACGGGTACACCTACAGCGGCAGCAATGACTTGATCGCGGTGGGGTGGTACTATGACAACTCCGGCGGTGCGGCGTGTAACTTGCTTGAAGACCGCGGCACTTGGCCGGTGGGGCAAAAGGCGGCCAACGAGCTAGGCCTGCACGAAATGAGCGGCAACGTGCTGGAGTGGTGCTGGGATGCCAACGGCTCCAGTCGCCGCCGCCGCGGCGGCAACTGGAATGACGCCGCCTCCGAATGCACTGTCTCGTACCGGTGGCAAAACAGCCCGGACTTCACGTCCAACAGAATTGGCTTCCGCCTTGCCCGCAGTCCGGGGCGGTAAGTTCCGGAACTCAAGCCAAGCCATGCACAAGGAAAAAGAATCGTAGCGAAGCCTGAACTCGGTGGTTCACCGGTTGCTGGTGATCGAGGGGGCAGTTCAGAAGCTGGGAGCCTCGGTCGACAACTTGCTGGGATTCTTTAAGCAGCACTACAGTTTACCTCATGAATACTAAAAATCTCCTCCGATATCCTCTGCTTAGCTTAAGCGTCGCTGTTTTGGTTTCTGCTGAGCAACCTGTCGTCAACCGGATCTTGTTTGATCAATCCACGGTTGAAATGCATGTGGCCGTTGATCCTGGCAAGGCATACGACCTGAATGCATCTGAAAGCCTCCAAACATGGGAGACCATTGGGTCTTTTGTAACGGATGCCTCTGAGGAAACTGTGGTGGCGACGCGCACAGGACAGTCTAAGGAGTTCTTTCAGGTAGTGGAGGCTGCTGCCAGTCTGCCAAGATTCTTTGCGGGAACCGTATCCGAAGTTCCTATGCCGGCAGATTATTTGGCACTAGGCTGCTTGAGTGGCCAGGACGCCTTCTATTACCTTACGGAGTCTAACAGTAAACTCAATAGAACTTCCCCGACTGGTACCACCCAGTCAGTTGTCCTCTCCAAAGCCGTGGGCTCCCTTGATATATGCTATATCAAAACTCCGAGCAGTGATCGTTTTGCAGCTTTTGAAACTAATCCAGATAAAATTATTATCATTCAATCGAGTGGTACTGTGATCGAGAAGGATCTATCATCCATTATCCCCACCAAGTGGGACCTTCTGACCGGTGAAGCTGTTAGTTTCCCGGACGGTATTGTTGTGCCGTTGGAGCCGGTTGGTCTATCTACAGATCCCGCTGAATATGCCTTTGCCGTTTTTGATTGGACAGGTGCCCTTATCCGGATTTTGACGATCCCAGTCCTGGATCACTCTGGCCAGTACTTCGACTTTAACACGTACTATAATACCTTTGATCGAGTAGTACTCTTGGGAAGTTACCTATACGTGGGAGGGGGCCTTGCCTATAACTTTAATCATCCCACTTCCTCCGAGTCAGGGGCGGTAATATTGCGCCTCAACTTATCAAATAATTCAATTGATACATTCACGGTGCTAGACAATGGCAATGACAGGGAAAAGATTGATCTACTATTTATGCTAGGTTCTGGATTGGGATGTCAGGGAAGTCAGAGTACGACCTCAAGCACAGACGGAAAAGATCACGCCGCTGATCCCTTTTGGGCTAAGGTTGGCCTATCGGGCGTCGTCAATTGGATCCAATATAAGGGATTTGAGAATGATGATAATCTTTATGATCGGAGTCAGTTCCTGTCGCTCTCAAATGGCACTGCAATTATCATCAATTCAAATAATTCATTGGTAATGACGATCGATAGTGGAGGAAGTATAGGTGTGGAAGCTGTCCACATGGGTCGACCTGTATTCTATAGGATTTTAAACTCAAGTGATTCCGTCATCTGGATATGGCATGAATGGAGGGAAGCTAGTGTGTTTCGCCTGAAACGAGGGTGATGTTTATAGGAGTACAGGTTCAACTTGTGACCTGACAACCCTTCCTCAAGTTACACTCAGGCCAGAGGGCCTGGAGATTCACCTCGACGGGTAGGCCACCTTTTGAAAATGGCTTTTTGTGGTCGATATGATGTCCGGTCAGTAGCAGATCCACCCCGCAGTGGGCACGGGTGTGGCTGTGTCGTCTGAGAATGGCAGTTCACAGCCTTGGAGGGTAGGCCCGGTGTAGGTATCGATGATCTTCATGAGGAT
It encodes the following:
- a CDS encoding HNH endonuclease — translated: MDLLLTGHHIDHKKPFSKGGLPVEVNLQALWPECNLRKGCQVTS
- a CDS encoding formylglycine-generating enzyme family protein, whose protein sequence is MKPILYALLFACFSATAQLNAAVPSQIHYQGRLTDAQGDPVNATVSMTVRMYDAASGGTLLYEEVIGSVELADGVYSFSFGEAGTRTTSGSEVILTTNGVNQFFAGTLNVSPIDGTVAVSDGVYNWSQSGGSSSTDFSVSYTHATKAVQVTYLAGIPEAGLDLTATYDFIDISEIFASMTASEHWLALMVDGLEADIRTRLLAVPYAMKARESADAQVLAAKMESLLSELRANNLIAPANFVIVEGGTLVSSNELNGTVVDTFYIGKHEVTWGEWQEVRVWATANGYDSYSVGAGCAEDHPVHSVSWYDVVKWCNAKSEQEGLTPVYTVSGATYKSGWPFPTTIVQDLTASGYRLPLEAEWEFAARGGNQSNGYTYSGSNDLIAVGWYYDNSGGAACNLLEDRGTWPVGQKAANELGLHEMSGNVLEWCWDANGSSRRRRGGNWNDAASECTVSYRWQNSPDFTSNRIGFRLARSPGR
- a CDS encoding tyrosine-type recombinase/integrase; the encoded protein is MHERELATRERHTLRKVERKDRKNRWGVEWREDGKRRFQFFSTSDERDKFFRSTHLAGEVEDFSLTEWLRWQSLKRDCEELGIEPEQAVNIARGANLSIATEKSLHDLTEAYQKHVTRAGRSEEYRKHLKSFYGRLEASLGPDTLLLEITKKEIQDFFDAQEVGAVTKRNYRAYTVALFNYAIAEEWLDKSPASRLKIEIPKKQEAGILSVEETRAVLKAARGISPELAGLMALQLFAGLRNANITRLEPSEIDLTNKTILIPAAKFKTGSRHLIEDAGENLWKWLSLSSTEDFCGWTARNYNWRKSQAFKNAKITPPKNALRHSFATYRCALDGSAEKASYILGHQNPREIWTAYKGLATRKDAVKYFNIQPVGVK